The Eretmochelys imbricata isolate rEreImb1 chromosome 19, rEreImb1.hap1, whole genome shotgun sequence genome contains a region encoding:
- the LOC144277160 gene encoding LOW QUALITY PROTEIN: gap junction beta-5 protein-like (The sequence of the model RefSeq protein was modified relative to this genomic sequence to represent the inferred CDS: inserted 1 base in 1 codon), producing MNWGVFEGLLSGVNKYSTAFGRIWISLVFIFRVLVYVVAAERVWSDDHKDFDCNTRQPGCSNVCFDHFFPVSHIRLWALQLILVTCPSLLVIMHVAYXEAREQKHREVAGENCRRLYPNPGKKRGGLWWTYLLSLVFKAAVDVVFLYIFHEFYKNYTLPSVVKCEIPPCPNIVDCFISRPTEKNIFTLSMVITACLCILLSLVEACYLVGKRCRESLLSRRESSRRETRQFRSVVHSKDCSLSHGEQNSLEPGGRVFHAADCKLVAAPNTASSPIGEDVIS from the exons ATGAACTGGGGTGTCTTTGAAGGGCTCCTGAGCGGGGTGAACAAGTACTCCACGGCCTTCGGCCGCATCTGGATCTCCCTGGTCTTCATCTTCCGGGTGCTGGTCTACGTGGTGGCGGCGGAGCGGGTGTGGAGTGACGACCATAAGGACTTCGACTGCAACACGCGCCAGCCCGGCTGCTCCAACGTCTGCTTCGACCACTTCTTCCCCGTCTCCCACATCCGCCTCTGGGCCCTGCAGCTCATCCTGgtcacctgcccctccctgctggtGATCATGCACGTGGCCT GGGAAGCCAGGGAGCAGAAGCACCGGGAGGTAGCGGGCGAGAACTGCCGCCGGCTCTACCCCAACCCCGGCAAGAAGCGGGGAGGGCTGTGGTGGACCTACCTGCTCAGCCTCGTCTTTAAGGCTGCTGTGGACGTGGTTTTCCTCTACATCTTCCACGAGTTCTACAAGAACTACACCCTCCCCAGCGTGGTGAAGTGCGAGATCCCCCCGTGCCCCAACATCGTGGACTGCTTCATCTCCCGGCCCACGGAGAAGAACATCTTCACCCTCTCCATGGTGATCACAGCCTGCCTCTGCATCCTGCTCAGCTTGGTGGAGGCCTGCTACCTGGTAGGGAAACGGTGCCGAGAGTCCCTGCTGTCCAGACGCGAGAGCAGCCGGAGGGAAACGAGGCAATTCAGGAGCGTCGTTCATAGCAAGGACTGTTCCCTCTCCCATGGCGAGCAGAACAGCCTCGAGCCGGGAGGGCGGGTTTTCCATGCTGCAGATTGCAAGCTCGTCGCGGCTCCAAACACAGCCAGTTCCCCGATAGGAGAAGATGTTATCTCCTAA